The following are encoded in a window of Castanea sativa cultivar Marrone di Chiusa Pesio chromosome 5, ASM4071231v1 genomic DNA:
- the LOC142636585 gene encoding uncharacterized protein LOC142636585, whose translation MASVEVASAPSALPEVNETTEVTKTEETIKVEPVAAPAAPEPVTEEPKEVAPEAPAAEQPAAPESVEAPVEVETKDIVVEETKVETEEPAAEKPEEETQEVKAEPVAEEETKEETVEATEVAAAPAEVEKPVEEEKPAEAAVEPSTEVPVEKIEE comes from the exons ATGGCATCAGTTGAG GTAGCATCAGCTCCATCAGCATTGCCTGAGGTCAATGAGACAACTGAGGTGACAAAGACTGAGGAGACAATCAAGGTAGAGCCAGTGGCTGCACCCGCTGCCCCAGAACCAGTcactgaagaaccaaaagaagtaGCACCTGAAGCCCCAGCAGCAGAGCAACCAGCTGCTCCAGAATCTGTAGAAGCTCCAGTAGAAGTTGAGACCAAGGATATTGTGGTTGAGGAAACCAAGGTTGAGACAGAGGAGCCAGCAGCAGAGAAGCCAGAGGAAGAGACTCAAGAAGTGAAAGCAGAACCTGTTGCTGAGGAAGAGACCAAAGAAGAGACTGTTGAAGCCACTGAAGTAGCAGCAGCCCCAGCTGAGGTAGAGAAACCAGTTGAGGAAGAGAAGCCAGCTGAAGCAGCAGTGGAACCTAGCACTGAAGTCCCAGTTGAGAAGATTGAGGAATAG
- the LOC142636304 gene encoding uncharacterized protein LOC142636304 translates to MALVSFPTKYSSRFILYSPHSLSYISPPRKSQNLPLGKPQKKAYVLSHSPISHQPLIYSSFSSRHTRLALVPINAKNSESGEEDHFDAKHSGSGEEDHFDAKDSGSREKDHRALETVNKFYAAIKNKNINQLSDIIGDECRCICNFSSFFQAYEGKMQVLNFLSYLIKSFGNNFEFIVKPTLHDGMHVGVSWRIECKNISVPLGKGFSFHIMQYYQGKVYLRNVEMFMEPLLHIEPVRLKLIAFVMKLIDKMDIHIGSKSKGKRVAYFLLAVFLIVASVYLFKLILN, encoded by the exons ATGGCCTTGGTCTCTTTCCCCACCAAATACAGCAGTAGATTTATCTTGTATTCCCCACATTCCCTTTCTTACATCTCTCCACCAAGAAAGTCACAGAACCTTCCTCTTGGAAAACCACAAAAGAAGGCTTATGTTCTTTCTCACTCTCCAATTTCACACCAACCTTTGATTTACAGCAGCTTCTCTTCGAGGCACACACGCTTAGCACTAGTGCCAATTAATGCTAAAAACTCAGAATCAGGAGAGGAAGATCACTTTGATGCTAAACACTCGGGATCAGGAGaggaagatcattttgatgctAAAGACTCGGGATCAAGAGAGAAAGATCATCGAGCTCTGGAGACTGTAAACAAGTTTTACGCCGcaatcaagaacaaaaacattaatcaaTTATCTGATATAATTGGAGATGAATGCAGATGCATCTGCAATTTCTCCTCATTTTTCCAAGCCTATGAAGGGAAAATG CAAGTGttgaattttctctcttatCTGATAAAAAGCTTTggaaataattttgaatttattgtaAAACCAACATTGCATGATGGTATGCATGTTGGCGTTTCATGGAGGATAG aatgcaagaatattagTGTGCCTCTAGGAAAGGGTTTCAGCTTCCATATCATGCAGTACTACCAGGGAAAGGTGTATTTAAG AAATGTGGAGATGTTCATGGAACCGCTTCTTCATATTGAACCGGTTAGACTG aaaTTGATTGCGTTTGTGATGAAACTAATAGACAAGATGGATATTCACATAGGATCCAAGAGTAAAGGCAAGAGAGTCGCGTATTTTTTACTCGCTGTGTTCCTCATTGTTGCCTCTGTGTACTTGTTTAAACTCATTTTGAATTAG
- the LOC142636108 gene encoding uncharacterized protein LOC142636108, with the protein MAEDLVLDTAIRDWVLIPLSVVMVLIGILRHFVSKLMRSSQVPDAKIIKEGQLIVRARNLRSGANFIPPRSFRARRFYFSNEENGLLHVPKGQAPNPQAQMFSDPNMAMDMMKKNLSMIIPQTLTFAWVNFFFSGFVAAKIPFPLTQRFRSMLQNGIDLSTVDVSYVSSRSWYFLNLFGLRGLFSLILGEDNATDDTQRMMQMSGFGFDPTKSLGAEKDSLDIVQHDWALPKFEQRAEAVLRKVLS; encoded by the exons ATGGCGGAAGATCTGGTGCTAGACACGGCGATCAGAGACTGGGTCCTGATCCCTCTCTCCGTGGTCATGGTCCTCATCGGGATCCTCCGGCACTTCGTCTCCAAGCTCATGCGCTCTAGCCAAGTTCCCGATGCCAAAATCATCAAAGAAGG gCAATTGATTGTTAGGGCTCGGAATTTACGTTCCGGTGCTAATTTTATTCCTCCTAGGTCGTTTCGTGCTCGCAGATTCTATTTCAGCAATGAG GAAAATGGGCTATTGCATGTTCCTAAGGGCCAGGCTCCAAATCCCCAGGCACAAATGTTCTCTGATCCAAACATGGCTATGGATATGATGAAGAAGAACCTTTCAATGATTATTCCCCAG ACTCTTACTTTTGCCTGGGTAAACTTTTTCTTCTCGGGATTTGTAGCAG CTAAAATACCATTTCCATTGACTCAGAGGTTCAGGTCAATGCTACAGAATGGAATTGACTTGAGTACTGTGGATGTTAGCTATGTCAGTAGTCGCTCATG GTATTTCCTCAATCTGTTTGGATTAAGAGGTTTATTTAGTCTCATACTGGGAGAAGACAATG CCACAGATGACACCCAGCGTATGATGCAAATGAGTGGGTTTGGCTTTGATCCAACAAAG AGCTTGGGTGCTGAGAAAGACAGTCTTGACATAGTTCAGCACGATTGGGCCCTACCAAAATTTGAGCAGCGTGCGGAAGCAGTATTGAGAAAAGTACTCAGCTGA